The Hevea brasiliensis isolate MT/VB/25A 57/8 chromosome 1, ASM3005281v1, whole genome shotgun sequence genome has a window encoding:
- the LOC110662909 gene encoding probable CCR4-associated factor 1 homolog 11 has translation MDTEFPGTIFQSTLNKHLLCYAPDYTYYLMKLNVDMLKIIQLGLTFSDLEGNLPTLGTEYCYCWQFNFRDFDLQSDPHNVESIRLLEKQGTNFKMHREKGIDSRDFAKLVLSSGLIFNYSFTWITFHGAYDLAFFIKILTQQELPRDLQSFMGLMKFYLGVAVYDIKYITSVHGLHGGLERVSKLLGVNRIAGNSHQAGPDSLLTLQTLIEFKNIHRKKLNENFSGFEGMLSGLCGGERLLYKPDFMDPFNWQRKNVMCST, from the coding sequence ATGGACACTGAATTCCCTGGCACCATCTTCCAGTCAACTCTCAACAAGCATCTTCTCTGCTATGCTCCAGATTATACCTACTATCTCATGAAGCTCAATGTTGATATGCTTAAAATTATACAGCTTGGTCTCACATTTTCAGATTTAGAAGGAAATCTTCCCACTCTTGGAACTGAATACTGCTACTGTTGGCAGTTCAACTTTAGGGATTTCGATCTCCAGAGTGATCCCCATAATGTTGAGTCCATTCGCTTACTTGAAAAACAAGGAACTAATTTCAAGATGCATAGAGAAAAgggtattgattctagggattttGCCAAGTTGGTTCTTAGTTCTGGCCTTATTTTCAACTATTCCTTCACTTGGATTACTTTCCATGGTGCTTATGATTTGGCTTTCTTCATTAAGATTTTAACACAACAAGAGTTGCCCCGTGATCTTCAATCTTTTATGGGGCTAATGAAGTTCTACTTGGGAGTTGCAGTTTATGACATTAAATATATAACTTCTGTTCATGGCTTGCACGGTGGATTGGAAAGGGTATCTAAGTTACTGGGTGTTAACCGAATTGCTGGAAATAGTCACCAAGCTGGACCTGACAGCTTGTTAACTCTACAAACTCTTATTGAATTCAAGAACATTCATCGCAAAAAATTGAATGAGAATTTCAGTGGCTTTGAGGGAATGTTATCTGGACTCTGTGGTGGAGAACGGCTGCTCTACAAACCTGACTTCATGGATCCTTTCAATTGGCAGAGAAAGAATGTCATGTGCAGTACCTGA
- the LOC131183315 gene encoding probable CCR4-associated factor 1 homolog 11, producing MAGKQVVVRQVWASNLKSEFFHIQKVICQYTFVSMDTEFPGTIFQSTLNKHFLCYAPDCTYYLMKLNFNFRDFDLQSDPHNAESIYLLEKQGTNLKMHREKGIDSRDFAKLVLSSGLVFNYSFTWITFHGAYDLAFVIKILTQQDLPRDLQSFMGLLKFHLGVAVYDIKYITSVHGLHRGLERVSKLLGVN from the exons ATGGCAGGGAAACAAGTAGTTGTCCGTCAAGTTTGGGCAAGCAACCTAAAATCTGAGTTTTTCCATATCCAGAAAGTAATTTGTCAATACACTTTTGTTTCTATGGACACTGAATTCCCTGGCACCATCTTCCAGTCAACTCTCAACAAGCATTTTCTCTGCTATGCTCCAGATTGTACCTACTATCTCATGAAGCTCAAT TTCAACTTTAGGGATTTCGATCTGCAGAGTGATCCCCATAATGCTGAGTCCATTTACTTACTTGAAAAACAAGGAACTAATTTAAAGATGCATAGAGAAAAgggtattgattctagggattttGCCAAGTTGGTTCTTAGTTCTGGCCTTGTTTTCAACTATTCCTTCACTTGGATTACTTTTCATGGTGCTTATGATTTGGCTTTCGTCATTAAGATTTTAACGCAACAAGACTTGCCCCGTGATCTTCAATCTTTTATGGGGCTACTGAAGTTCCACTTGGGAGTTGCAGTTTATGACATTAAATATATAACTTCTGTTCACGGCTTGCATCGTGGATTGGAAAGGGTATCTAAGTTACTGGGTGTTAACTGA
- the LOC131180189 gene encoding E3 ubiquitin-protein ligase RSL1-like, protein MAKENVSALDFADDFYLSLLFDDEEQQEVVFPFSDAKYAEELQFQEALMGSVIISHMKKNNPSSVLMIEAPPRQNLLEVGQSSLRFCDICAEKKDSDQMFETERCVHSYCSDCISKHVATKIHDSVTIITCPGLNCKAVLELDTCRAKLSKGVIDRWEESLCEELISASQRFYCPFKDCSAMLVADNEGEAIREAECPFCHRLFCARCYVPWHSGVECEVFQSLNEDERGREDLMFIEIAKDKKWSRCPHCKFYVERTDGCPHMICRCKFEFCYGCGSEWTQSHGGCQRN, encoded by the exons ATGGCAAAAGAAAACGTTTCTGCTCTCGATTTTGCTGATGATTTCTACCTTTCTTTGCTCTTCGATGATGAAGAACAGCAGGAAGTCGTCTTTCCGTTTTCCGACGCCAAATACGCCGAGGAGCTGCAGTTCCAGGAGGCTCTAATGGGTTCTGTGATCATTTCTCACATGAAGAAGAATAACCCATCATCGGTTTTGATGATTGAAGCACCTCCCAGGCAAAATCTCCTGGAAGTTGGTCAGTCGTCCCTCAGGTTCTGCGATATTTGTGCTGAAAAGAAAGATAGTGATCAAATGTTCGAAACTGAGAGATGTGTTCACTCTTATTGCTCCGACTGTATAAGCAAACATGTGGCTACAAAGATTCACGATAGCGTTACAATCATTACTTGTCCAGGATTGAATTGCAAGGCTGTGCTTGAACTGGACACTTGCAGAGCTAAGCTCTCCAAGGGAGTGATTGATCGTTGGGAGGAATCGCTCTGTGAGGAGCTAATCAGTGCATCGCAGAGGTTTTACTGCCCATTTAAGGATTGTTCAGCCATGTTGGTGGCCGACAATGAAGGAGAAGCCATTAGGGAAGCTGAGTGCCCCTTCTGCCACAGATTGTTCTGTGCTCGTTGTTATGTGCCTTGGCATTCTGGGGTAGAGTGTGAGGTGTTTCAGAGTCTAAATGAGGATGAAAGAGGAAGAGAAGATCTGATGTTTATAGAAATTGCTAAGGATAAGAAATGGAGTAGATGTCCCCATTGCAAATTCTACGTGGAAAGAACAGATGGCTGCCCACATATGATTTGCAG GTGTAAGTTCGAGTTTTGCTATGGCTGTGGATCGGAATGGACACAAAGTCATGGTGGTTGCCAGAGAAACTAG